From one Erythrobacter sp. HKB08 genomic stretch:
- the dnaE gene encoding DNA polymerase III subunit alpha: MPHAPFVPLRVLSSYSMLEGAIDPKQIAKLAKERGYPAIAICDRNGLYGAVMFAGACMGEGVQPIIGTLLGVARDEAGKQVDYLPLFAQDEKGYDNLCHLVSKAHLDRPLEFDPHVRLEDIEGHSDGLIALTGAGEGALTDLLANGQQTAAEALLTKLEALFPGRLYLELARRGNAEEEAAEEALIDLAYARDLPLVATNPANFAEAHMHKAHDAMLCIAGSTHIEAEDRAKSNAEAWVKPASMMEEAFADIPEATANTLVIAQRCAYAPPYRDPILPSLAGDLEGEARMLEEDARKGLEARLEPYGEMSEEERKVYFDRLDYEVGIINQMGFPGYFLIVADFIKWAKDHDIPVGPGRGSGAGSLVAWALTITDLDPIKLGLLFERFLNPERVSMPDFDIDFCETRRGEVIRYVQQKYGHDHVAQIITFGKLKARAVLRDCGRILQMSYGHVDRLCKMVPNHPTDPWTLPRALNGAADFKREYDNDNEVKRLVDLAMQLEGFPRNSSTHAAGVVIGDRPLAQLVPLYRDPRSDMPVTQYDMKNVESSGLVKFDFLGLKTLSVLQKAVKLLEKRGIEVDLGGLAWDDPAVFKLLKEGNTVGVFQLESEGMRRTLTAVKPTKFEDIIALVSLYRPGPMDNIPLFGKRKAGEVAIEYPHPKLEGILEETYGIFVYQEQVMQAAQILAGYSLGDADLLRRAMGKKVQAEMDAQRQRFVDGCKEVSGIDAAKANELFDLIDKFAGYGFNKSHAAAYALLAYQTAWLKAHYPEEFYAASMCFDMHQSEKLALFVDDARRHGIEVAPPDVNASEAEFTVERTDHGYAVRYALAGIRNVGEKAMEAIVAEREAKGPFESLKDMFERLPKGSMNSRQLEGLICAGALDTLEPNRAMLLANVDMLLAIADSAARERESGQGGLFGGEDASQDTLRLKPADEWPRADKMAKERENFGFYFSAHPVQQFWPVASANGARTFQSLMEGGAPPGGRQGAVMAAMVEKVNKGKTRRGKDFIRADFSDQTGQFSAACFEEALVESFQKWAEEGTCVLLTVELDSPSPDEPPRVTVRGARPLDEVKGGARMLLTLDVHDLAALNDLKMELAPGPPGQGEVVIHLRTGDEIEPKLRLGRDFALDGDVAERLSTIEGLAKVSLTTRRGSSHLRLVA; the protein is encoded by the coding sequence ATGCCGCACGCGCCTTTCGTCCCTTTAAGAGTCCTGTCTTCCTATTCGATGCTCGAAGGGGCGATCGACCCGAAGCAGATCGCCAAGCTGGCGAAGGAGCGCGGCTACCCGGCAATCGCGATTTGCGACCGCAACGGGCTCTACGGCGCGGTCATGTTCGCCGGCGCCTGCATGGGCGAAGGGGTGCAGCCCATCATCGGCACGCTGCTCGGCGTCGCGCGCGACGAGGCGGGCAAGCAGGTCGATTACCTGCCCCTCTTCGCGCAGGACGAGAAGGGCTACGACAATCTGTGCCACCTCGTCTCGAAAGCGCATCTCGATCGCCCGCTGGAATTCGATCCGCATGTCCGGCTGGAAGATATCGAGGGGCATAGCGACGGGCTGATTGCGCTCACTGGCGCGGGCGAGGGCGCGCTGACCGACCTTCTCGCCAACGGCCAGCAGACTGCTGCCGAGGCACTGCTGACGAAGCTGGAAGCGCTCTTTCCGGGGCGGCTCTATCTCGAGCTTGCCCGGCGCGGGAATGCGGAAGAGGAAGCCGCCGAAGAGGCGCTGATCGATCTCGCCTATGCGCGCGACTTGCCGCTGGTGGCGACCAATCCCGCGAACTTCGCCGAAGCGCATATGCACAAGGCGCATGACGCCATGCTGTGCATTGCCGGCTCGACCCATATCGAGGCCGAAGACCGCGCGAAGTCCAACGCCGAAGCCTGGGTCAAGCCCGCCTCGATGATGGAAGAGGCTTTTGCGGACATTCCCGAAGCCACCGCCAACACGCTCGTCATCGCGCAGCGCTGTGCCTATGCGCCGCCCTACCGCGATCCGATCCTGCCCAGCCTTGCAGGCGACCTCGAGGGCGAGGCGCGCATGCTTGAAGAGGACGCGCGCAAGGGCCTCGAAGCGCGGCTCGAACCCTATGGCGAGATGTCGGAGGAAGAGCGCAAGGTCTATTTCGACCGGCTCGACTACGAAGTCGGCATCATCAACCAGATGGGCTTTCCCGGCTACTTCCTGATCGTCGCCGACTTCATCAAATGGGCCAAGGACCACGATATCCCGGTCGGCCCGGGCCGTGGTTCGGGTGCAGGCAGCCTCGTCGCATGGGCGCTGACGATCACCGATCTCGACCCCATCAAGCTCGGCCTGCTGTTCGAACGCTTCCTCAACCCGGAACGCGTCTCGATGCCCGACTTCGATATCGACTTCTGCGAAACCCGCCGCGGCGAGGTCATTCGCTACGTCCAGCAGAAATACGGCCACGACCACGTCGCGCAGATCATCACCTTCGGTAAGCTGAAGGCCCGCGCAGTGCTGCGCGATTGCGGACGTATCCTGCAGATGAGCTACGGCCACGTCGACCGGCTGTGCAAGATGGTCCCGAACCATCCGACCGACCCGTGGACCCTCCCGCGCGCGCTCAATGGCGCAGCGGATTTCAAGCGCGAATATGACAACGACAACGAGGTGAAGCGCCTCGTTGACCTCGCGATGCAGCTCGAAGGTTTCCCGCGCAACAGCTCGACCCACGCGGCGGGCGTGGTGATCGGCGACCGTCCGCTTGCCCAGCTCGTCCCGCTCTACCGCGATCCGCGCTCGGACATGCCGGTGACGCAATACGACATGAAGAATGTCGAAAGCTCCGGCCTCGTCAAATTCGACTTCCTCGGCCTCAAGACGCTGTCGGTCCTGCAGAAGGCTGTAAAACTGCTCGAAAAGCGCGGGATCGAGGTCGATCTCGGCGGGCTCGCGTGGGACGATCCGGCAGTCTTCAAGCTGCTCAAGGAAGGTAACACGGTCGGCGTCTTCCAGCTGGAATCGGAAGGCATGCGGCGCACGCTTACTGCGGTGAAGCCGACCAAGTTCGAGGACATCATTGCCCTCGTCTCGCTCTACCGTCCGGGCCCGATGGACAACATCCCGCTGTTCGGCAAGCGCAAGGCGGGCGAGGTCGCGATCGAGTATCCGCATCCCAAGCTGGAGGGCATTCTCGAGGAAACCTACGGCATTTTCGTCTACCAGGAACAGGTCATGCAGGCCGCGCAGATCCTCGCCGGATATTCGCTCGGTGATGCAGACCTGCTGCGCCGCGCGATGGGCAAGAAGGTGCAGGCCGAAATGGACGCGCAGCGTCAGCGCTTCGTCGACGGCTGCAAGGAAGTCTCCGGTATCGACGCGGCCAAGGCGAACGAGCTGTTCGACTTGATCGACAAGTTCGCCGGTTACGGCTTCAACAAGTCGCACGCCGCCGCCTATGCGTTGCTCGCCTACCAGACGGCGTGGCTGAAGGCGCATTACCCGGAAGAATTCTACGCCGCCTCGATGTGCTTCGACATGCACCAGTCGGAGAAGCTAGCGCTGTTCGTCGACGATGCGCGCCGCCACGGGATCGAGGTCGCGCCGCCGGACGTGAATGCATCCGAAGCCGAGTTCACCGTCGAACGGACCGACCATGGCTATGCCGTGCGCTATGCGCTCGCAGGCATCCGCAACGTCGGCGAGAAGGCGATGGAAGCGATTGTCGCCGAGCGCGAGGCGAAGGGGCCATTCGAAAGCCTGAAGGACATGTTCGAGCGCTTGCCCAAGGGCAGCATGAATTCGCGCCAGCTCGAAGGGCTGATCTGTGCCGGTGCGCTCGATACCCTTGAGCCGAACCGTGCGATGCTGCTCGCCAATGTCGACATGCTGCTCGCCATCGCCGACAGCGCCGCGCGCGAGCGCGAGAGCGGGCAGGGCGGGCTGTTCGGCGGCGAGGATGCGAGCCAAGACACGCTGCGCCTCAAGCCTGCCGACGAATGGCCGCGTGCCGACAAGATGGCGAAGGAACGCGAGAATTTCGGCTTCTACTTCTCTGCCCATCCGGTCCAGCAGTTCTGGCCCGTCGCCTCTGCCAATGGAGCACGCACCTTCCAGAGCCTGATGGAAGGCGGCGCTCCGCCCGGCGGACGACAGGGCGCGGTCATGGCCGCGATGGTCGAGAAGGTGAACAAGGGGAAGACCCGCCGCGGGAAGGACTTCATCCGCGCGGATTTCTCCGACCAGACGGGCCAGTTCAGCGCCGCCTGTTTCGAGGAAGCCCTGGTCGAGAGTTTCCAGAAATGGGCCGAGGAAGGGACCTGCGTCCTCCTGACCGTGGAACTCGACTCACCCAGTCCCGACGAGCCGCCGCGCGTGACCGTGCGCGGGGCGCGTCCGCTCGACGAGGTGAAGGGCGGCGCGCGCATGCTGCTTACGCTCGATGTGCACGACCTTGCCGCGCTGAACGACCTCAAGATGGAACTCGCACCGGGCCCGCCGGGTCAGGGCGAAGTCGTCATCCACCTGCGGACAGGTGACGAGATCGAACCGAAGCTGAGGCTCGGCCGCGATTTCGCGCTCGACGGGGATGTTGCCGAACGGCTGTCGACGATCGAAGGGCTGGCGAAAGTCTCGCTGACGACCCGCAGGGGCTCCTCGCACCTACGCCTCGTCGCCTGA
- a CDS encoding glutathione peroxidase, with amino-acid sequence MTTIADFTVEASNGQPVDLSEKKGKVLLVVNTASKCGFTPQYDGLEELFKEYKEQGFEVLGFPCNQFGGQEPGDADEIEQFCKVNFGVTFPLMKKIDVNGDNASPLFDWMKGEAPGLMGSKSIKWNFTKFLIDREGNVVKRYAPQDTPARIKKDIEKLL; translated from the coding sequence ATGACCACGATTGCCGATTTCACCGTCGAAGCTTCCAACGGCCAGCCGGTCGACCTGTCCGAGAAGAAGGGCAAGGTCCTCCTCGTCGTGAACACCGCGAGCAAATGCGGCTTTACGCCGCAGTACGACGGGCTCGAAGAGCTGTTCAAGGAATACAAGGAGCAGGGCTTCGAGGTGCTCGGCTTCCCCTGCAACCAGTTCGGCGGGCAGGAACCGGGCGATGCCGACGAGATCGAGCAGTTCTGCAAGGTCAATTTCGGCGTCACCTTCCCGCTGATGAAGAAGATCGACGTCAACGGCGACAACGCCAGCCCGCTGTTCGACTGGATGAAGGGCGAGGCGCCGGGCCTGATGGGCTCGAAATCGATCAAGTGGAACTTCACCAAGTTCCTGATCGATCGCGAGGGCAATGTCGTGAAACGTTATGCCCCGCAGGATACGCCCGCGCGCATCAAGAAGGACATCGAGAAGCTGCTGTAA
- a CDS encoding ABC transporter ATP-binding protein — translation MSNPVVKLTKLTRSFKQGGETIDVLRGVDLTVEPGEIVALLGPSGSGKSTLLQAVGLLEGGFGGSIAIDGNEASKLPSDGRTELRRSHLGFVYQFHHLLPDFTAVENVNLPQLIVGKSTPEAEERSRDLLSALGLGHRLDHRPSQLSGGEQQRVAVARALANSPKLVLADEPTGNLDEHTSDAVLAQFLELVRGEGSAALVATHNERLAARMDRVVRLHEGVLE, via the coding sequence ATGAGTAATCCGGTCGTCAAACTCACCAAGCTGACCCGCAGCTTCAAGCAGGGCGGCGAAACCATCGACGTCCTGCGCGGCGTCGACCTGACCGTCGAGCCGGGCGAGATCGTCGCGCTTCTCGGTCCGTCCGGTTCGGGTAAATCGACCTTGCTGCAGGCGGTCGGCCTGCTCGAAGGCGGCTTCGGCGGCTCGATTGCGATCGACGGGAACGAGGCCAGCAAGCTGCCGTCCGACGGGCGGACCGAACTGCGCCGCAGCCATCTCGGTTTCGTCTACCAGTTCCACCACCTGCTGCCCGATTTCACGGCGGTCGAGAACGTGAACCTGCCGCAGTTGATTGTCGGCAAATCGACACCGGAAGCGGAGGAACGCTCGCGCGACCTGCTCTCGGCCCTCGGCCTCGGTCATCGCCTCGATCATCGCCCAAGCCAGCTCTCCGGCGGCGAGCAGCAGCGCGTTGCCGTGGCCCGCGCGCTCGCCAACAGCCCCAAGCTGGTGCTGGCGGACGAGCCGACCGGCAATCTCGACGAGCATACCTCCGATGCGGTTCTCGCCCAGTTCCTCGAACTGGTACGCGGCGAAGGCAGCGCTGCGCTTGTCGCGACGCATAACGAGCGGCTCGCTGCGAGGATGGACCGCGTGGTGCGCCTGCACGAAGGCGTGCTCGAATAG
- a CDS encoding lipoprotein-releasing ABC transporter permease subunit, whose translation MFLSNFERTIVKRYLLPGRSEAFIALVAGISVVVVMLSVAMLVTVMSVMNGFRGELLDRIVGLNGHAIVQAYGGRLDNWQELLKDIRETEGVTDASPLIEQPLLASFNGRVEGVVMRGNTAEDIAELSDELVVGNLSQLKPNEGKVAIGARLAENIGARVGDTITIINPQGRSTPFGTVPRQIGYEVSALFETGVYEFDKAFVIMPIPDAQTLLLTGDKIGMIELKTEDAENVEEIIAPIEEKLEGRAVISTWKQINSSIFEALEIERVAMFFALSIIVVVAAFNILSSLVMLVRAKTRDIAIMRTMGATRKNMMKIFVTTGFTVGAIGSGAGLALGFLILAFRQPIVSFIQLTTGAQIWNPEVRILTELPARVDPWEVVGIVGLALGLSLLATLYPAYKASKTDPVQVLRYE comes from the coding sequence TTGTTCCTTTCCAATTTCGAACGCACCATCGTTAAACGCTACCTGCTCCCGGGTAGGAGCGAGGCTTTCATCGCGCTAGTCGCAGGGATCAGCGTCGTCGTCGTCATGCTCTCGGTTGCCATGCTGGTGACGGTGATGAGCGTCATGAACGGCTTTCGCGGCGAGCTTCTCGACCGGATCGTCGGCCTCAACGGCCATGCGATCGTGCAGGCCTATGGCGGGCGGCTCGACAACTGGCAGGAACTGCTGAAAGACATTCGCGAGACCGAGGGCGTCACAGATGCCTCTCCGTTGATCGAGCAGCCTCTGCTGGCGAGCTTCAATGGCCGGGTCGAAGGCGTGGTGATGCGCGGCAATACCGCCGAGGACATCGCCGAACTGAGCGACGAGCTGGTGGTCGGCAATCTCTCGCAGCTCAAGCCGAACGAGGGCAAGGTCGCCATCGGCGCGCGGCTCGCCGAGAATATCGGTGCTCGCGTGGGCGACACCATCACGATCATCAATCCGCAGGGCCGCTCGACGCCTTTCGGAACCGTTCCGCGCCAGATCGGCTACGAAGTTTCGGCGCTGTTCGAAACCGGCGTCTACGAATTCGACAAGGCCTTCGTCATCATGCCGATCCCCGATGCGCAGACCCTGCTGCTGACAGGTGACAAGATCGGCATGATCGAGCTGAAGACCGAGGATGCGGAGAACGTCGAGGAAATCATCGCTCCGATCGAGGAAAAGCTCGAGGGCAGGGCGGTCATCTCGACGTGGAAGCAGATCAACAGCTCGATATTCGAGGCGCTGGAGATCGAGCGCGTCGCGATGTTCTTCGCGCTATCGATCATCGTCGTGGTTGCCGCGTTCAACATCCTGTCCTCGCTGGTCATGCTGGTGCGGGCGAAGACGCGCGACATCGCGATCATGCGCACGATGGGCGCGACGCGGAAGAACATGATGAAAATCTTCGTGACGACCGGCTTCACAGTCGGCGCGATCGGATCTGGGGCGGGGCTGGCGCTCGGCTTCCTGATCCTCGCATTCCGTCAGCCGATCGTTTCCTTCATCCAGCTTACGACCGGCGCGCAGATCTGGAATCCGGAGGTGCGTATCCTCACCGAGCTGCCGGCCCGGGTCGATCCGTGGGAGGTGGTCGGCATCGTCGGCCTGGCCCTGGGCCTCAGCCTGCTCGCCACGCTCTATCCGGCTTACAAGGCGTCCAAGACCGATCCGGTGCAGGTGCTGCGCTATGAGTAA